In Deferribacter autotrophicus, the sequence AAATATGCGAACAACAAAACAGGAAATTGATTTAAATAAATTGCCTGATGATGCAAAATATGTAAAAGTTGAAATATAGTAGGAGGGGCATAATATGAAAAGAAAATTTCAGAATGTTTATCAGTTTAAGATTGTTTTAAAAGGTATTAAGCCGCCGATTTGGCGAAGGATACAAGTGCCTGAGAATTTTACTTTTTGGGATTTGCATGTTGCTATTCAGGATGTGATGGGGTGGTTTGATTATCACCTTCATGAATTTGTAATTCGGCACCCAATAACAAGAGAAAAAGTATACATAATAAATCCTTACGAAGATGAAGGTTTTTTTGAGAGAAAATATTTTTCAGAGTTTCGTCAAAAAATTGCTGATTGGTTTTCTATGGAAAATAAAATTGCGAGATACACTTATGATTTTGGTGATAACTGGGATCATGAAATAAAGTTAGAAAAAATATTACCGCGAGATAGAGACATAATTTATCCTATATGTGTAGGCGGGAAAAGGGCTTGTCCACCTGAAGATTGTGGTGGAATTTGGGGATATAAGAGATTCCTTGAAATTATAGGAGATCCTGAGCATGAGGAATATGAGGAAATGTTGGAGTGGGTAGGTGGTGAGTTTGACCCAGAATATTTTGATGCTAAAGAGGTGGAGTTTAGAGATTCTGATAAAGAGAGGAGAGAAATTTATGGTAGATAAATTTACTTTTATAGGAATGGAGTTATATGAAAAAAAGAAAAGAAAAATTGAAAAAATTTACATTGATCAATGGTTAAGGTTTAAACCTTATGAAAAGCAGGTTCGATCTGACGAATATTATTTACACTTATATTATATCTCAAGTTTGACAGTTAGTTTTGCTGTTTTGGTTCAGTTGAAAATGGAGAAAACGTAGGAACGTTAATACATTGGAACGTTTAAAATTATGAATTTTGGATTATGGATTTTAAATTAAAGTTGTAGACGTTGTAGAGAGGGTAGATATTGTAAAGGCGTTAAAACGTGCAAACGTTAAAACGTTAAAACGTTAGAACGTTGAACATTGAACCTTGAACCTTGCACATTGAACCTTGAACATTCCCATCCACATACTCATAACGATTTTCGTTTTACGTATTACGATATGCAGAAAAAAGTTGACAATATTTCTAAAAAATCTTATAAATTTTCGGAGTGTATATCCGAATAATATTAGGATAATTTAGAGTGTATAAAAATAGGCAGGTTTATAAAAAGTTAGAAAAGCAAATTAATAACAACAAAGCCACTATTCTTATTGGTCCCAGGCAGGTTGGCAAGACAACTTTGATGAAACAGTTATATGCCACATTTAAGAAGAATTATCCGTGTCTTTATCTTGATTTAGATATTTATTCAAATTATGAAAAAGTAAGTACTTATGAAAACTGTATCAATACTTTAAAATTGAATGGTTATAGCGAGGATAGCGATAAAAGGTTTGTTCTTTTTCTTGATGAGTTTCAAAGGTATGATGATATTAGTGTAATTATAAAAAACATAGTGGATAATCATCCAAACGTAAAAATTTATGCTTCTGGTTCGTCTAGTCTGTCGATTAGAGATAAAATTCAAGAAAGCTTGGCTGGACGAAAAAGGATTGTGAATATTTATCCATTAAGTTTTAGAGAATATCTACATTTTATAGATAGGGATGATTTAATTATAAAAGTTGAAAAATTATCGGAAATCAAATCTGATTCACTAATGGAATTAGTTCCTGATCTTTACCAGGAGCTTAACCATTTTTTGATCTATGGTGGGTATCCTGAAGTAGCTCTTACCCCAATTTCTGAAAAAAAAGAAGTATTGGAATCTATATTTGACTTATATGTGAAAAAGGATCTGGTAGATTTTTTAAAAATTGATAGGATAAAAAATGCAAAGATGATTATAAATCATCTTGCTATAAATCACGGTCAGCAAATTAGTTTTAATCTCTTATCTCAAATAGCTGGAGTAGATGATAAAACTGCAAAAAACTATGTAGAGATTTTGAAAGAAACATTCTTAATTAAGGTAAGCATTCCCTGGTATACTAATAAGAATAAGGAACTTGTTAAAATGCCCAAAATATATTTTATAGACAATGGTGTTAGAAACTATTTTATAAATAACTTTAATCTTGTGGATTTGAGAGATGATGCATCTTTTTTATTTGAAGGTTTTGTTATTTCAGAATTATTAAAGATGGATTTTCCAGATAATATGATTAAGTTTTGGAGGACAAAGAGTAAGCAAGAAATTGATATTATTCTAGATTATGAAAATAAAGTTAAGCCAGTGGAAATAAAATATAAGAAAAACTTGAAAAAATCAGATTTTTTGGGGTTAAAAAATTTTGTTGAAAATTATCCACAATATGTTCCATGTTACTTAATAAATCTTGGCAGTAACAAGTCAGATAAGGAGAATATAGTTTTTCTATCACCATTTGAAATTGAAACGTTAAAACGTTGAAACGTTAGAACGTGAAATGAGAAAAATCGATTCATGATTACCGATTCACGGTATATACATTTGTTGCAATACTTTTTCTTAAAAGTTATAATATGAGTATTAGAAAGATAAAAGGTAGAGTCAATGAAAAAGTTACCGATAGGGATACAGACATTTAGAGAAATACGAGAAGATGATTATGTCTATGTGGATAAGACA encodes:
- a CDS encoding plasmid pRiA4b ORF-3 family protein produces the protein MKRKFQNVYQFKIVLKGIKPPIWRRIQVPENFTFWDLHVAIQDVMGWFDYHLHEFVIRHPITREKVYIINPYEDEGFFERKYFSEFRQKIADWFSMENKIARYTYDFGDNWDHEIKLEKILPRDRDIIYPICVGGKRACPPEDCGGIWGYKRFLEIIGDPEHEEYEEMLEWVGGEFDPEYFDAKEVEFRDSDKERREIYGR
- a CDS encoding ATP-binding protein, with protein sequence MYKNRQVYKKLEKQINNNKATILIGPRQVGKTTLMKQLYATFKKNYPCLYLDLDIYSNYEKVSTYENCINTLKLNGYSEDSDKRFVLFLDEFQRYDDISVIIKNIVDNHPNVKIYASGSSSLSIRDKIQESLAGRKRIVNIYPLSFREYLHFIDRDDLIIKVEKLSEIKSDSLMELVPDLYQELNHFLIYGGYPEVALTPISEKKEVLESIFDLYVKKDLVDFLKIDRIKNAKMIINHLAINHGQQISFNLLSQIAGVDDKTAKNYVEILKETFLIKVSIPWYTNKNKELVKMPKIYFIDNGVRNYFINNFNLVDLRDDASFLFEGFVISELLKMDFPDNMIKFWRTKSKQEIDIILDYENKVKPVEIKYKKNLKKSDFLGLKNFVENYPQYVPCYLINLGSNKSDKENIVFLSPFEIETLKR